The proteins below are encoded in one region of Chloroflexota bacterium:
- a CDS encoding NAD(P)-dependent oxidoreductase: protein MSNRLKVMVTGATGVIGRTLMEDLDGVFTLTGTSRQPQVDPRFRVLDFDDIDAVAEAFAGQDAVVHMHAKSNHDTDELGPYLEPNVVGVYNAYEAARRAGVKRFVFASSNHATGWYELVGERCDAESTPRPDGMYGVAKVWGEAVGRYYADRFGLEVVCLRIGSYKYRLKPPEWDSGARILSTWLSDRDLVNLVRRSVEAPGIRWGIYYGISANARAYWDITNAVTELGYRPRDNAEDYADEVLAKGGEYDLWGYTTEGMV from the coding sequence GTGAGCAATCGACTCAAGGTGATGGTCACCGGCGCCACCGGCGTGATCGGGCGCACGCTGATGGAGGACCTGGACGGCGTCTTCACGCTCACCGGCACCTCGCGCCAGCCGCAGGTCGATCCGCGGTTTCGGGTGCTCGACTTCGACGACATCGACGCGGTGGCCGAGGCGTTCGCCGGGCAGGACGCGGTGGTGCACATGCACGCCAAGTCGAACCACGACACGGACGAGCTTGGGCCGTATCTGGAGCCCAACGTGGTCGGCGTCTACAACGCCTACGAAGCGGCGCGGCGGGCCGGGGTGAAGCGCTTCGTGTTCGCCAGCTCAAACCACGCGACGGGCTGGTACGAGCTTGTCGGCGAGCGCTGCGACGCGGAGTCCACGCCGCGTCCGGACGGCATGTATGGCGTCGCCAAGGTCTGGGGCGAGGCGGTGGGCCGCTACTATGCTGATCGGTTCGGGCTCGAGGTCGTCTGCCTGCGCATCGGCAGCTATAAGTACCGCCTGAAGCCACCGGAATGGGACTCCGGCGCGCGTATCCTCTCCACCTGGCTGAGCGACCGCGACCTGGTCAACCTGGTGCGCCGATCGGTCGAGGCGCCCGGCATTCGCTGGGGCATCTACTATGGGATTTCGGCCAACGCGCGCGCCTACTGGGACATCACCAATGCCGTCACCGAGCTGGGCTACCGCCCGCGGGACAACGCGGAGGACTATGCGGACGAGGTGCTGGCCAAGGGCGGCGAGTACGACCTCTGGGGCTACACGACCGAGGGCATGGTCTAG